One genomic window of Oryctolagus cuniculus chromosome 11, mOryCun1.1, whole genome shotgun sequence includes the following:
- the TTLL12 gene encoding tubulin--tyrosine ligase-like protein 12, with protein sequence MEAEPGPGEGARALALDEFAALHGPALRASGVPERYWGRLLHKLEHEVFDAGELFGIMQVEEAEDEEEAAAAREVRRKQPNPGGELCYKVIVTSESGLRAADPNSIFLIDHAWTCRVPHARQQLQQVPGLLHRMASLMGVEFHGELPGPETVDLVLEEMWKFNQTYQLSHGTAEEKVPVWYVMDEFGSRIQHADVPSFATAPFFYMPQQVAYTLLWPLRDLDTGDEVTRDFAYGEADPLVRKCRLLPWAPADLLDLSSSTPEPPADYYQAILDENKERLPLPVTPAARPDDHIFKVYTDVQQVLSHLSHPRFTFTQSEADADILYNFSHFKDYRKLSQERPHVLLNQFPCENLLTVKDCLASIARRAGGPEGPPWLPRTFNLRTELPQFVSYFQQRERRGEDNHWICKPWNLARSLDTHITKNLHSVIRQRESTPKVVSKYIESPVLFLREDVGKVKFDVRYVVLLRAVQPLRLFVYDVFWLRFSNRPFALDDLDDYEKHFTVMNYSPDVVLKQVHCEEFIPEFEKQYPGFPWSDVQADIFQALRELFQVACAQPPPMGLCDYPSSRAMYAVDLMLKWDSRPDGRRVMQPQILEVNFNPDCERACRYHPSFFNDVFSTLFLDQPSNCHVTRLL encoded by the exons ATGGAGGCCGAGCCGGGCCCGGGAGAGGGTGCGCGGGCCCTGGCCCTGGACGAGTTCGCGGCGCTGCACGGGCCCGCGCTGCGCGCCTCTGGGGTCCCCGAGCGGTACTGGGGCCGCCTGCTGCACAAGTTGGAGCACGAG GTGTTCGATGCCGGGGAGTTGTTCGGGATAATGCAGGTGGAAGAAgcggaggacgaggaggaggcggcggcggcccgggaGGTGCGGAGGAAGCAGCCCAACCCGGGCGGCGAGCTGTGCTACAAGGTCATCGTGACCAGTGAGAGTGGGCTGCGGGCAGCTGACCCCAACAG CATCTTCCTCATCGACCACGCCTGGACGTGCCGGGTGCCGCACGCCCgccagcagctgcagcaggtgcCGGGGCTGCTGCACCGCATGGCCAGCCTGATGGGCGTGGAGTTCCACGGCGAGCTGCCCGGCCCCGAGACCGTGGACTTGGTGCTGGAGGAGATGTGGAAGTTCAACCAGACCTACCAGCTGTCGCACGGG ACAGCCGAGGAGAAGGTTCCGGTGTGGTACGTCATGGACGAGTTTGGCTCGCGGATCCAGCACGCGGACGTGCCCAGCTTTGCCACCGCGCCCTTCTTCTACATGCCCCAGCAGGTGGCCTACACGCTGCTGTGGCCCCTGCGGGACCTGGACACCGGCG ACGAGGTCACCCGGGACTTTGCCTACGGAGAGGCGGACCCTCTGGTCCGGAAGTGcaggctgctgccctgggcccccgccGACCTGCTGGACCTCAGCTCCTCCACGCCCGAGCCGCCCGCCGACTACTACCAg GCCATCCTGGACGAAAACAAGGAGCGGCTGCCGCTGCCCGTCACCCCGGCGGCACGTCCCGACGACCACATCTTCAA ggtctacacggACGTGCAGCAGGTCCTCAGCCACCTGTCCCACCCCCGCTTCACCTTCACGCAGAGCGAGGCCGACGCCGACATCCTGTACAACTTCTCCCACTTCAAGGACTACAG GAAGCTCAGCCAGGAGCGGCCCCACGTGCTGCTGAACCAGTTTCCCTGTGAGAACCTGCTGACGGTCAAGGACTGCCTGGCGTCCATCGCGCGCCGCGCCGGTGGCCCCGAGGGCCCGCCCTGGCTGCCCCGCACCTTCAACCTGCGCACGGAGCTGCCCCAGTTTGTCAGCTACTTCCAGCAGCGGGAGAGGCG gggtgAAGACAACCACTGGATCTGCAAGCCCTGGAACCTGGCCCGCAGCCTGGACACCCACATCACCAAGAACCTGCACAGTGTCATCCGGCAGCGGGAGAGCACCCCCAAG GTAGTGTCCAAGTACATTGAGAGCCCCGTCCTGTTCCTGCGAGAGGACGTGGGGAAGGTCAAGTTCGACGTGCGCTATGTGGTGCTGCTGCGGGCCGTGCAGCCCCTGCGCTTGTTCGTGTACGACGTGTTCTGGCTGCGCTTCTCCAACCG GCCCTTCGCGCTCGACGACCTGGACGACTACGAGAAGCACTTCACGGTCATGAACTACAGCCCGGACGTGGTACTCAAGCAG GTGCACTGTGAGGAGTTCATCCCCGAGTTCGAGAAGCAGTACCCGGGGTTCCCCTGGAGCGACGTCCAG GCGGACATCTTCCAGGCCCTCAGGGAGCTGTTCCAGGTGGCGtgcgcccagcccccacccatgGGCCTCTGCGACTACCCCTCCTCCCGGGCCATGTACGCCGTGGATCTCATGCTGAAGTGGGACAGCCGCCCAGACG GGCGGCGGGTGATGCAGCCACAGATCCTGGAGGTGAACTTCAACCCCGACTGCGAGCGGGCCTGCAGGTACCACCCCAGCTTCTTCAACGACGTCTTCAGCACCTTGTTTCTGGACCAACCCAGCAACTGCCACGTCACCCGCCTCCTCTAG